One Candidatus Limnocylindria bacterium genomic window, CGTCGCGGGGACTCGAACGTCATCGCCGGGCTCGTCATGGCCGTACCCTCCTGAGCAGAAGTGCGACACCCGCCGCGACCAGGACCAGCGGCCAGGCGAAGCGCCAGTTGATGAACGTGAACGCGCCGAGGTTCGCGAGCAGCCACAGGGCACCGATCGCGATGAGGACCGTGGCCAGCACCTCGTGTCCCCGCTCACCGAGCGCGACCGCCGGGGAGCCCTCGCCGACCGGGACGGCGATCCAGAGCACGATGTACAGAAGGACCGATGCGCCGCCGGCCAGTGCGAACACGACGAAGGCCAGGCGGACGAGTGCCGGGTCGATGTTGAAGTAGTGCGCGAGCCCGCCGCAGACACCCGCGATCGCTTTGTCCGTGGCGCTGCGATACAGCCGTGGCGTGGTTCTGATGTTCTCCATTGAGTGAGCCCTCCCTGTGTATTTCAGTACGTCGAGCTGGACCGCGACATTGCGGCGGCGGCATGCGATTCCGCCAGCTCTTTGATCCGGGTGAGCATCCGCTGCTCCATGACGAAGTCCATCGTCCCGAACACGGCGTTCGCCACGGTCTCCGCCGCACCATTCGCCTTCGAGCCGCGCCAGCGCGTGATGAGCCGTGTGCCGTCGTCGCTCGGCAGCAGGTAGAAGGTCCAGCTGACCGGGCTGACGGACTGGCCTCGGTACACGATCACTCGCGGCGCGCTCACCATCGCCACGGTGTACGCGAGGCCGGTCGGCGGGTGGAACACCATCTGATCCCCAACGTTCCGGTCCTGCAACTCTGGGTGGATGCGTGTGGCGGAGTGACCGTCCACGGCATCACCGGACCCGACGATCCGATCGATCCAGTCGTAGCTGTACATACCCGCGCGTCCGACGCCCATCTGCACGAGCCAGCGCCAGGTCTCGTCTGGGGTCACGTGGATCGAGATCGCTTTGGTGCCCATCGTCCCGGCGCCGGGAAGGATCTCGTCGCCCGGAAGGCGGATCGATCGCTCGACCCCCCACATGCCGGCGAGGACCAGGGGCACCCCAGCTATGGTGATCGCGATCTTCGTCTTGCGCCCGATCGTCATGGCGTCGAAGGCTCCACTAGCGCGCCGCCCTGGTAGACGATCAGGAACACGACGATCGCATCGACGAAGAGCGGCATGATCGCCAGCGGGCTGAAGTAGATCGCGAACAGCAGCGCCGACGCGGCGGACGCGAAGAGCACGAGAGGCTGCCACCACGTTGGTGGGACGACGAAGCCCCACACGCCCGCGATCGCGACAAGGAAGGCCATCGAAGCGAGACCAGCGGCCACGAGCGCAAGGGTCGGCGAACCGGTCGCGGGGAGCGTCGCCGGCGCGATGACCGTGGGAATGCCCTCGAACGCGGGCCTGGTCTGCTGCCCGAACGGCCAGATCACCCAGCCCTTCTCGTAGGGCGGCCCGCCGGGGACGAAGAACGTCGTCGGGAAGTGCCAGCCAATGATGAGCAGCGCGGTGAGTCCGATCTTGAGCAACACCTTGGTCCTCCCGTGCGCACCGATCGCACCGGGTCGATCGTGGCTCCCCGCGATGTCGCGAAGAAGTTCCGGAAGGCGCGACTAGCGATGCCATCCTTCGCTTGGGGGACAGGTGTTCTGATGACGCTGGCCGTAATGCTGCGCCTGACGCGAACGCCCCTATGCAGCAGACGTCGCGACGCGGCGCGCATGGGTGAGCTTGAGCGCCTCGGTCCAGCACGTCGTTGCGATCGCCAGCGCGGCCGCGACGAGCCACCCGCCCAAGGACGGCGGCGTGAGCCGTAACAGCGACGCGAGCGGTCCGACGTACTCGACGAGGACCAGCGAGCCGAGCGTCGCCCCGAGGATCCACACCAGCGCGCGGTTGCCCGCGAGACCGACGCGCCAGAGAAGGCGGTCCCCCGCGCGCTCGATCATGACGAGCAGCACCTGACCGAAGATGAGCGCTGCGACGGCAAGGCCGCGCGCGGCTTCCGCGGACGCGCCCGATCCGAGCGCGTACAGGTAAAGACCGAGCACGCCTGCGGTGAGCGCGAGCCCGCGCGCGAGAAGGCCCGCAAGCGCACCGCGGTCGAGGAGACCGGTCCCTCGTCCGCGCGGCGGGCGCCGCATGAGGTCGTCCGCAGCCTGGTCTGACTCGAAGACCAGCGACGCGGTCGGATGCACCAGGAGCTCGAGCCATACGAGGTGGATCGGCAAGAGGAGCAGCGGCGCGCCGACGAGCGGCACGACGAGAGCCGACACGAGCAGCGGGGCGTGGAATGCGATGAGGTACGAGAACGATCGGCGGAGGTTCTCGAAGATGCGGCGACCGTCGCGCACCGCCGCGACGATCGTCGCGAAGTTGTCGTCGAGCAGCACCAGCGTTGCGGCGGATCGCGCCACATCCGTGCCGCGGCGACCCATGGC contains:
- a CDS encoding PspC domain-containing protein, which gives rise to MENIRTTPRLYRSATDKAIAGVCGGLAHYFNIDPALVRLAFVVFALAGGASVLLYIVLWIAVPVGEGSPAVALGERGHEVLATVLIAIGALWLLANLGAFTFINWRFAWPLVLVAAGVALLLRRVRP